In Anopheles arabiensis isolate DONGOLA chromosome 2, AaraD3, whole genome shotgun sequence, the genomic window TTGGAGGAGCGATCGAAGCTGGTGGACAAACACCACAAGTTGTACAACATATTTCTGCTTAATTTAGGATCATTTGCAAAGGAATGACAATAAGCGGTGGACAATGCTGGTGGCGATTTCTACCGTACACAAACTCTAATCGTCGTTTAGTGAATTTACgatcgtttttttcctctgccCGTGGCACCAATTCCAGCGCACAGAAACCTTCATGCAAAATTAGTCACAGCTCGGTTCGGCCACGGGTGGGCAAAGTGCAGAGCCTGCAAGAGACACGTTTTcagcatctctctctctctctctctctccttcctctCGTGTTTTTATCGGCGCGTTCTGATCGCTTTCAAAATCTGTCGCCACCGTGGCTGAGCGTAAATGTTGGTCAATGGTGCGGCACTTAATGGCACCACGAgccgtacgtgtgtgtgtgtgtgttcttgggTGGATGCCGTGGGTTTGGACACTCAGGTGACTGATCTCGTTCAATGCACGCTTTACCGTTCTGTGCCCGCGTGCGTACACACTGTCCCACAGTGTCCCAAAACGCACGCAAAGAAGGATGTGGAGATTCAATTTACTCTCAAttgcgccaccaccaccgatcggTGTGCGCAATTTCCAAATGCACGCGGTTCCTTTTTGCGCCCATTTGTAGCATTAGCTAGACTGcgggcgcgcgctcgctcgcgcacGAACCGGTTCGTTTCGGTTCAGCTGTGATGGCGCTGCGCGAAAAACCCATTTGCGGGTCGTGTGCGCACAGCTGCTGCGTTCTCAGAAGCCACCAGCAAATCAAAACATGTTGTCAGACAAAATCAATTCTTGCTGTTTTTATAGACCCGTAGACTAATCAAAACATACGGTACAAACGATGGGACCGTTTTACACTGTAacgttgtttctttttttttaaacgatgGGTGCCAGGGAAAGTGAGGGACATGGTCACGAGAGATCTCTTGTGTCCTCCAGCTTCAGCTTATCAGCAGCAGCCTTACTACCGGCTCTTTCAACGCCGTTGATCGGGCCTTTCAACGGGGTGGCCTCTTTATAATCTGCTTCTCTGTTTCTGATACGCTTCACTCATGCCTTCAGCAGTCCATCGACGTGACCTGGACCATCGAGCCCGTGGGTTGGAAAATGTCGATCCACTAACAACagtacgcagcagcagcagcagcatcgacaGCGACCAATTATTATCAATCGCACTATATTGTGCACTCATCATCGTGCGTTGTACTCAAGAATTGATCCTGCTATCATTATCTGATCTACGAAACCAGGCGTTCCGAGTTCCATCATGGGGTAAGTACGGGTTGACGTACGGGGACACACAGTCATACGGGCAGATCAATTGGATTGAAAAGCGCAAGAAGTAAAGCAAAAACGCACGAGCGCAAAAGATCATCCCTTATCTAAAACCCGAGCTTGTGGTTGTAATTCTCAATCGAAATATTGCCACCGGCACGTGCGTTACTGACCGGCGTTtgccttttcttcttcccgtTGGCCTTTTGCAGCAAAACGGCCTACACAATAAATGGCTCCACCAACGGGCGGGACGAGAAAAAGGTGCGACCTGACGACAAGATGGCAACACGGCTCGACGGTAAtgataagcagcagcagcagcagcgacaggaAGTGAGCGCGTTCCGCCGCATCCTGCCACAGATACTGGCCAGTACGGCAAAAAATTTCCTCCTGCTTGATCTCGGCATGGCGGTCGCCTTTCCGACGATCGTCATTCCCGCACTGCGGGGCATAAAAAATCGCGCCCCGGACGAGTTTCTCCACTTTACACCCCAGCAAGCGTCCTGGTTtggtgagcagcagcagcagcaccttaCGCCAATGTGGCGGCGGCAGACCTTCATTTCTTAAAATTCCTCCtcctttttgttgtatttctgCCGCAAATTAGGAAGCATTGCCTACATCTGCCAACCGGTGGGAAGCGTTCTGTCCGGAATCATTCTCGAGCCGCTCGGGCGCAAGCGATCGATGATTCTGGTCAACATTCCGCACATTATTGGCTGGTTTATGTTGCACTTTGCCGGGTCGCTGGAGGAAATGTACACGGCGGCCATACTGCTCGGACTGGGCGTCGGCTTCATGGAAGCGCCGATCGTGACCTATGTTGGGGAAATTTGGTAATTACACTGTCTTTTGCTGTTTGTAGCGCCGGCTTAACCTTAGGCTTTtcttccatccatccatcgtcATCAGTCAACCATCGATCCGCGGCATTCTGACGTCCTGTGCCGGTGTGGCCGTGATGTTGGGCTTCTTCATGGTGTATCTGCTGGGGACGGTAACCACCTGGCGTACGACGGCGGCCATTTGTGGTGTCATTCCGATCGCCACGATGATTGCGATCTGCTTCGTGCCCGAGACGCCGATGTGGCTGCTGTCCAAGAACCGGGCGGACGATGCACTCAAGTCGCTCCAGTGGCTGCGTGGCTGGGTGTCACCGAAGGCCGTCGAGCAGGAGTTCCAGGAGATGAAGCGCTACAGCCTGCACTCGGCAAAGTGTGCCATCTGCGAGAAGAGCGGTTCGACGACCACCTGCCAGCATCCCCCGCTAACCGAGTGGACCAAGCTGAAGGAGCTGACGAGGAAGCGTAACCTGCGCCCGTTCGTGCTGGTGATGCTGTTCTTCGTGTTCGGTCAGCTGAGCGGGCTGACGGGGATGCGACCGTATCTGGTGCAAATCTTCCAGGCGTACGGTGTGCCGCTGGACGCGAACTGGGCCACCGTGTCGACGGGATTGCTCGGGCTGATCGCTAACATCGTGTGCATGGTGAGCATCAAGTTTGTGGGAAAACGGCGGCTCGCCATTACGTCGATGGCGGTCACAGCGCTGTCGTGCATTTCGCTGTCCATCTACGCTTTCAACACGTTCCCGCCCGGTTGGACGTCGTTCGATAACCATCCCGGTACGAGCCACGTCACATCGATGGGCTACATTCCGATGGTGCTGTTCTTCATGCTGGCGTTCTTCACCAGCGTTGGCGTGCTGCCCGTGCCCTGGATTTTGCTCAGCGAAGTGTTTCCCTTCAGGTACGTCGTCGTGGGCGAGTGAGGGATCGTGAAATTGGCAGCTTCAGCAGTCTCAACACACTTTCACTTTTCAATTTACAGAAATCGCAGCCTGGCGTGCGGTATTACGGCCGCCCTGCACTACGTCATGTCGTTTGTGACGACCAAAACGTACTTCAACCTGGAGAGTGCGCTCTCGCTGCCCGGTGTCATCCTGTTCTACGGCGTGATGGGCATGGTCGGGCTCGCGTTCGTGTACTTCTTCCTGCCGGAAACGGAAAAGCGCACGCTGGAGGACATCGAGCTGTACTTCTCCGACAACAAGCGCAAGCTGACCGACATCTACATTCCGCGACGAAACCGGGACGAGGAAATGGTGGCCGTCGTGTCCAAGCTGGCCGAGAAAGCGATGGAAAAGCAGGGCATCGACAACGCCGTCTTTACGGAGGGCGA contains:
- the LOC120898733 gene encoding facilitated trehalose transporter Tret1-like, which produces MGKTAYTINGSTNGRDEKKVRPDDKMATRLDGNDKQQQQQRQEVSAFRRILPQILASTAKNFLLLDLGMAVAFPTIVIPALRGIKNRAPDEFLHFTPQQASWFGSIAYICQPVGSVLSGIILEPLGRKRSMILVNIPHIIGWFMLHFAGSLEEMYTAAILLGLGVGFMEAPIVTYVGEICQPSIRGILTSCAGVAVMLGFFMVYLLGTVTTWRTTAAICGVIPIATMIAICFVPETPMWLLSKNRADDALKSLQWLRGWVSPKAVEQEFQEMKRYSLHSAKCAICEKSGSTTTCQHPPLTEWTKLKELTRKRNLRPFVLVMLFFVFGQLSGLTGMRPYLVQIFQAYGVPLDANWATVSTGLLGLIANIVCMVSIKFVGKRRLAITSMAVTALSCISLSIYAFNTFPPGWTSFDNHPGTSHVTSMGYIPMVLFFMLAFFTSVGVLPVPWILLSEVFPFRNRSLACGITAALHYVMSFVTTKTYFNLESALSLPGVILFYGVMGMVGLAFVYFFLPETEKRTLEDIELYFSDNKRKLTDIYIPRRNRDEEMVAVVSKLAEKAMEKQGIDNAVFTEGDK